The following proteins are encoded in a genomic region of Chloracidobacterium sp.:
- a CDS encoding UDP-N-acetylmuramate--L-alanine ligase, protein MFRHVKNIHFIGIGGIGMSGIAEVLCNLGFVVTGSDIKRSKNTERLETLFSVGISEGHRAENVGAAQVVVYSSAVGPDNPEVVEAKRLGIPVIPRAEMLAELMVLKPYSVAVSGTHGKTSTTSMVATVLGEAGIDPTTVVGGVVDTLGSNARLGKSDWFVTEADESDRSFLMLYPTIAVVTNIDKEHMESYKGMDDVVQCFTDFVNKVPFFGAAVICLDDPNVQLIIPHIKRRRVTYGMTAQADVSAHDIVYDGAFGSDFTVWKGTEVLGRIHLPVPGKHNVYNALAATAVALEMEVPFEKIAGAFTRFKNANRRFQFKGEARGITVVDDYGHHPTEILATLSAAKTGGGSRRTVVIFQPHRYSRTQELMDEFALAFNNADVLFVLDIYAASERPIEGITAEVLTENIKKYGHKDVTYVGDIDKALDVVMPLLQSGDLVITLGAGTVTRLSDELIERLQRN, encoded by the coding sequence ATGTTCAGACACGTAAAAAATATTCATTTTATTGGTATCGGCGGTATCGGTATGAGCGGCATTGCGGAGGTTCTGTGCAATTTGGGCTTCGTCGTTACCGGTTCGGATATCAAGAGGTCAAAAAATACCGAGCGCCTTGAGACGCTGTTCAGTGTCGGAATATCCGAAGGCCATCGCGCAGAGAATGTAGGAGCTGCACAGGTCGTCGTGTATTCCTCAGCGGTCGGGCCTGATAATCCCGAGGTCGTGGAGGCAAAGCGTCTGGGCATTCCCGTGATCCCGCGGGCAGAAATGCTTGCCGAACTCATGGTTCTAAAGCCGTATTCGGTCGCTGTTTCGGGAACGCACGGCAAGACCTCGACGACGTCAATGGTCGCCACGGTCCTCGGCGAGGCAGGCATCGACCCGACGACGGTTGTCGGCGGCGTTGTCGATACGCTCGGGTCTAACGCTCGTCTGGGCAAGAGCGATTGGTTCGTAACCGAAGCTGATGAAAGCGACCGTTCGTTCCTGATGCTTTATCCGACGATAGCGGTTGTGACCAATATCGATAAGGAGCACATGGAATCGTACAAAGGGATGGATGACGTTGTTCAGTGCTTTACGGATTTCGTAAATAAAGTGCCGTTCTTCGGCGCGGCGGTCATCTGTCTTGATGACCCGAATGTCCAGTTGATAATTCCGCATATAAAGCGTCGCCGTGTAACGTACGGGATGACCGCGCAAGCTGATGTGTCGGCGCACGACATTGTATATGACGGAGCTTTCGGATCTGATTTTACGGTTTGGAAAGGAACCGAAGTGCTTGGCCGCATTCACTTGCCTGTTCCCGGCAAACATAATGTTTACAATGCATTAGCAGCAACAGCGGTCGCGCTCGAGATGGAGGTTCCTTTCGAGAAGATCGCCGGTGCCTTTACTAGGTTCAAAAATGCGAACCGCCGCTTTCAGTTCAAAGGCGAGGCCCGCGGCATTACTGTCGTTGATGACTACGGCCATCACCCGACAGAGATCCTCGCAACCCTTTCGGCTGCAAAAACAGGCGGCGGATCGCGGCGGACGGTCGTGATATTTCAGCCCCACCGATACTCGCGAACGCAAGAGTTGATGGACGAGTTCGCCCTCGCATTCAATAACGCGGATGTGCTGTTCGTACTCGACATTTATGCTGCAAGTGAACGGCCGATCGAGGGCATAACGGCCGAGGTGCTGACCGAGAATATCAAGAAGTATGGGCACAAGGATGTAACGTACGTTGGCGACATCGACAAGGCCTTAGATGTCGTGATGCCGCTGCTGCAAAGCGGCGATCTGGTCATTACGCTCGGTGCCGGCACCGTCACACGGCTGTCGGACGAGTTGATCGAGCGGCTGCAGCGAAACTGA
- the murD gene encoding UDP-N-acetylmuramoyl-L-alanine--D-glutamate ligase, which yields MEISGRKALVLGAGRSGVAAARFLAERGAIVALHDQKDVEQWPAAAKELKERHNVGTVSGMLPSWLLDQIDLVVISPGVPTKTIPARYVDRKDGEVIGEVELAARFLKGKIVAVTGSNGKTTTTTLIYEILKSAGLKAQVGGNIGTPLLDLVASSDDDTWNVVEMSSFQLESIVDMRPNIALCLNVTPNHLDRYDSFLDYAAAKHRIFINQTKDDVAVLNADDGITAGWNTGLRAMVEMFSVRQELAKGFFLRDSELIHRDKGVETVLISRHEIFLRGLHNVENVLAAFAAGIAAGCDPVSIRHTVANFRGVEHRIEFVAESRGVKYYNDSKATSVDAAIKAVEALSETEGKIVLILGGRGKNAPYAPLVPLIEQSVRELVLIGEDADNIETQLKGAAKIERAASLQEAVAMCRRAAVSGDSVLLSPACASFDMFKSFEERGTVYKEAVRTLTGSAAAEG from the coding sequence ATGGAGATATCCGGAAGAAAAGCATTAGTGTTAGGTGCCGGCCGTTCGGGCGTCGCGGCCGCCCGTTTCCTTGCGGAGCGCGGTGCGATCGTCGCCTTGCATGATCAGAAAGATGTCGAACAGTGGCCTGCAGCTGCCAAAGAACTGAAAGAAAGACATAATGTCGGCACCGTCAGCGGTATGCTGCCGTCGTGGCTGCTCGATCAGATCGATCTGGTGGTGATATCGCCCGGAGTGCCGACAAAAACGATCCCGGCACGTTATGTTGACCGCAAAGACGGAGAAGTGATCGGCGAGGTTGAACTCGCGGCACGATTCCTGAAGGGAAAGATCGTCGCTGTAACAGGTTCGAACGGCAAGACGACGACAACCACTCTGATCTACGAGATATTGAAGTCGGCCGGCCTTAAAGCACAGGTTGGCGGCAATATCGGCACTCCGCTGCTCGACCTCGTTGCGAGTTCCGATGATGACACGTGGAATGTTGTTGAGATGTCGAGTTTTCAGCTTGAGTCGATCGTCGATATGCGGCCGAATATCGCGCTTTGCCTCAACGTAACGCCGAACCATCTTGACCGATACGATTCCTTCTTGGATTACGCGGCAGCAAAGCATCGGATCTTTATCAATCAGACGAAGGACGATGTTGCCGTTTTGAATGCGGATGACGGAATAACCGCGGGCTGGAATACCGGCTTGCGTGCGATGGTTGAGATGTTCAGCGTCCGACAGGAGCTTGCGAAGGGCTTCTTTCTTCGCGACAGCGAACTGATCCACCGTGACAAGGGAGTTGAGACTGTTCTCATCTCGCGTCACGAGATATTTCTCCGCGGCCTGCATAATGTTGAAAATGTGCTGGCCGCATTCGCGGCCGGCATTGCCGCCGGCTGCGATCCGGTATCTATACGCCATACCGTCGCAAATTTCAGGGGTGTCGAACATCGGATCGAATTTGTTGCCGAAAGCCGAGGCGTTAAGTATTACAACGACTCGAAAGCAACCTCGGTGGATGCGGCGATCAAGGCCGTCGAGGCACTTAGCGAAACCGAAGGGAAGATCGTGCTTATACTTGGCGGACGAGGCAAGAATGCACCGTATGCTCCGCTTGTACCGCTGATCGAACAGTCGGTCAGGGAATTGGTGCTGATCGGCGAGGACGCCGACAACATCGAAACTCAGCTCAAAGGCGCGGCAAAGATCGAGCGTGCCGCTTCGCTCCAAGAAGCTGTGGCGATGTGCCGCCGGGCCGCTGTGAGCGGCGATTCGGTGCTGCTTTCGCCGGCGTGTGCAAGTTTCGATATGTTCAAGAGTTTCGAAGAGCGTGGAACCGTCTATAAGGAGGCAGTCCGGACTTTGACCGGATCGGCCGCGGCCGAAGGCTGA
- a CDS encoding FtsQ-type POTRA domain-containing protein, whose protein sequence is MFISMVLLVAIAFLGLMGYRAAIASTFFSVKSVEVRGTDRTLPEEVERIVLANTEKTGVWQADLSDIRARVEKLPFVKTASVSMVLPSAIRVNLVERVPVAVVRLRGGEMLVDTEGNTIAPPGKKDTDSLFVMIGWDEAKTQDALKDNLARLKAYDKLRDQWSDMGIAGRVKEVDLTDLKQLTAIVEDSGRRVPVMLAKDDPGRSLSTAIEAITERQGKLRSVNARGVSAVLEYLNLQDEK, encoded by the coding sequence ATGTTCATCTCGATGGTCCTGCTCGTCGCCATTGCGTTCTTGGGCCTTATGGGTTATCGGGCAGCGATCGCATCGACATTTTTCAGCGTAAAGAGCGTTGAGGTTCGCGGAACGGACCGCACTCTTCCCGAAGAGGTTGAGCGGATCGTCCTCGCAAACACCGAGAAGACCGGCGTTTGGCAGGCCGACCTGAGCGATATTCGCGCACGTGTCGAAAAGCTTCCTTTTGTTAAGACGGCATCTGTTTCCATGGTGCTGCCGTCCGCTATCAGGGTGAATCTGGTCGAGCGGGTTCCTGTTGCTGTCGTTCGCTTGCGAGGCGGCGAAATGCTTGTGGATACCGAAGGCAACACCATTGCGCCGCCGGGCAAGAAGGACACGGATTCTCTTTTCGTGATGATCGGATGGGATGAGGCCAAGACGCAGGATGCTCTCAAGGATAACCTCGCCCGTTTGAAGGCATATGACAAGCTGAGGGATCAGTGGAGCGACATGGGCATTGCCGGGCGAGTAAAGGAGGTCGATCTCACCGATCTGAAACAGTTGACCGCGATCGTTGAGGACTCCGGCCGCCGAGTTCCCGTGATGCTGGCAAAGGATGACCCGGGCAGAAGCCTCAGCACGGCGATCGAGGCGATCACCGAGCGGCAGGGAAAACTCCGCTCCGTCAACGCCCGAGGTGTCAGCGCCGTATTGGAGTACTTGAATTTGCAGGATGAGAAATGA
- the pdxA gene encoding 4-hydroxythreonine-4-phosphate dehydrogenase PdxA, which yields MSEGREGVSTIGITMGDPGGIGPEIIVKAVAQGKFPENIKTLIIGDRAHIERVAVSLGIDPAALGEIDDLGNLPSDVEIGVDSAVNGKAAAEYIIRSVELWRHGRINAVATAPISKRALSFAGYDFQGHTEFLAALTETDEFAMAFFGEGLRVVLLSTHLPLREAIERVRYRELVDLIAFSDRQLGKLLGRKARIAVAGLNPHASEDGLFGSEEANEIIPAIDQCRLERDIDVSGPYSPDTIFLLCHKGEFDAVIALYHDQATIPVKSLAFNSSVNVTLGLPFIRTSVDHGTAFDIAGKGIADAASMSAAIELAAELSHIK from the coding sequence ATGTCTGAGGGCCGCGAAGGAGTCTCAACTATCGGCATTACGATGGGTGATCCGGGAGGGATCGGCCCTGAAATAATCGTTAAAGCGGTTGCACAAGGTAAGTTTCCTGAAAACATCAAGACATTGATCATCGGCGATCGCGCTCATATCGAGCGGGTCGCCGTATCTCTTGGGATCGACCCCGCGGCACTCGGTGAGATCGACGATCTCGGGAACCTTCCGTCGGATGTCGAGATTGGTGTCGATTCGGCAGTGAACGGCAAGGCGGCGGCAGAATACATCATCAGGTCCGTAGAGCTTTGGCGGCACGGGCGGATCAATGCCGTCGCGACCGCGCCGATCAGTAAGAGGGCCCTGAGTTTTGCGGGATACGATTTCCAGGGACACACAGAGTTCCTTGCCGCCCTCACCGAGACCGATGAATTTGCAATGGCTTTCTTTGGTGAAGGATTGCGTGTCGTTCTGCTTTCAACTCATTTGCCGCTTCGCGAAGCCATCGAACGTGTGCGGTACCGCGAACTTGTCGATCTTATAGCCTTTTCCGATCGCCAGCTTGGCAAATTGCTCGGCAGAAAAGCAAGGATCGCTGTCGCCGGCCTCAACCCTCACGCGTCCGAGGACGGTCTGTTCGGCAGCGAAGAGGCTAACGAGATCATCCCTGCCATCGATCAGTGCAGGCTCGAACGCGATATCGACGTCAGCGGCCCATATTCGCCCGACACGATCTTTCTGCTATGCCACAAGGGCGAATTCGACGCGGTCATCGCTCTTTATCATGATCAAGCGACGATCCCTGTTAAGTCGCTTGCATTCAACAGTTCGGTCAATGTAACGCTGGGATTGCCGTTTATCCGCACATCGGTTGATCACGGCACTGCATTCGACATTGCGGGCAAAGGTATCGCCGATGCGGCCAGCATGAGCGCTGCAATAGAACTTGCGGCAGAACTCTCGCACATAAAGTGA
- a CDS encoding response regulator, translating to MEKAKVLLADDSATIRKVVELTLADEGLAVISVADGDEAMKAFVSDQPDLVIADVNMPGVGGYKLCEIIKQDETTADIPVVLLTGTFEPFDAGEASRVGANYYFTKPFRSIRDLVEKIGDLLETRNFDPLHTSETADIDELYDQSFTEEAETSDEALQNVEGDTDSLAIDPVKVDQVRAQVNELIRVSNEDVEEAFDDPALDDELIETSHPHAKQEPPEYKVSETVGGLAVVGEDSETVEKKRDTAADYHFSELQAAEPPFELVRITDDEAPEASIDPFASIAGEPFIVAAQETAPSNSEILEVSAASAADEADAGPSQEPASITPEMIEAIAARVIEKLSDKVVREVAKEAVPRITENLIREALDPANTSE from the coding sequence GTGGAAAAGGCAAAAGTATTACTTGCTGACGATTCGGCAACGATCAGAAAGGTCGTTGAGCTGACGCTTGCCGATGAAGGGCTTGCGGTTATTTCGGTCGCGGACGGAGATGAGGCTATGAAAGCCTTCGTCAGCGATCAGCCCGATCTTGTAATTGCGGATGTCAATATGCCGGGCGTCGGCGGGTATAAACTCTGCGAGATCATCAAGCAAGACGAGACAACGGCGGATATCCCGGTCGTATTACTTACCGGTACATTCGAGCCGTTCGATGCGGGTGAGGCATCACGCGTCGGAGCGAACTATTACTTTACAAAGCCATTCCGTTCGATACGCGACCTCGTCGAAAAGATCGGCGATCTGCTTGAAACGCGCAATTTTGACCCGCTCCACACGAGCGAGACGGCTGATATTGACGAATTGTACGATCAGAGCTTCACCGAAGAAGCGGAGACGTCTGACGAGGCTCTGCAGAATGTCGAAGGCGACACCGATTCGTTGGCTATCGATCCTGTGAAGGTGGATCAAGTGCGGGCGCAGGTAAATGAGCTTATCCGCGTATCGAATGAGGATGTTGAAGAAGCATTTGACGATCCCGCACTGGACGATGAGCTGATCGAAACGTCGCACCCGCACGCAAAGCAGGAGCCGCCGGAGTACAAAGTGTCTGAGACGGTTGGCGGGTTAGCAGTGGTCGGTGAAGACAGCGAAACCGTTGAAAAGAAACGGGATACGGCGGCGGATTATCACTTTTCGGAACTGCAAGCCGCTGAGCCGCCATTCGAGCTTGTGAGGATCACGGATGATGAGGCCCCGGAGGCGTCGATCGATCCTTTCGCAAGTATTGCGGGGGAACCCTTCATTGTTGCTGCACAGGAGACCGCGCCGTCAAACTCGGAAATATTAGAAGTGAGTGCGGCCTCGGCGGCAGATGAAGCCGATGCCGGTCCTTCGCAAGAGCCTGCGTCGATAACGCCGGAGATGATCGAGGCGATCGCCGCCCGCGTTATCGAGAAACTTTCGGATAAGGTGGTTCGCGAAGTTGCTAAGGAAGCAGTGCCGCGGATCACTGAGAACCTGATCCGAGAGGCACTTGATCCCGCGAATACCTCTGAATAG
- the ftsZ gene encoding cell division protein FtsZ — MDDPPITGARIKVVGIGGGGGNAVNRMIAAGIQGVEFVVVNTDSQALEQSTAPMKIQLGSKSTRGLGAGSNPEVGRNAALEDHKKLLDVLEGSDMVFVTAGLGGGTGTGAAPVVASLAIELGALTVAVVTKPFRVEGKRRMEQAERGLAELRGCVDTLITIPNSKLREVEERITLNDAFARVDDVLLQAVRGITDLIMEPGLINLDFADVTTVMRSKGVALMGVGAGEGEAAASTAMRAALDYRLLEEKSIKGAKAALINVTGGPNMILSEIEDALGIIEAEADDDAEIIWGTVIKEDMDDQVKITVIATGFDSAIGAVKPSPEQFDERPAAAAAPKTYTKLPPVDDLAGEIPDEPAFRRRQVD; from the coding sequence ATGGATGATCCGCCGATCACCGGTGCGCGGATCAAGGTTGTCGGCATCGGCGGCGGAGGAGGTAATGCGGTCAATCGAATGATAGCCGCGGGCATTCAAGGCGTCGAGTTCGTCGTTGTCAATACCGACAGCCAAGCGCTCGAGCAGTCAACCGCGCCGATGAAGATACAGCTTGGCAGCAAATCAACACGCGGCTTGGGTGCGGGGTCGAATCCCGAAGTTGGCCGCAATGCTGCTCTCGAGGATCATAAGAAGCTTCTCGACGTGCTCGAAGGCTCAGATATGGTCTTTGTAACCGCCGGCCTCGGCGGCGGCACGGGCACGGGTGCGGCACCGGTCGTGGCGTCGCTCGCGATCGAACTTGGGGCATTGACCGTAGCGGTCGTTACAAAGCCGTTCAGGGTGGAGGGAAAACGGCGAATGGAGCAGGCTGAGAGGGGCTTGGCCGAACTTCGCGGTTGTGTCGATACGCTTATTACCATACCGAATTCAAAACTCCGTGAGGTCGAAGAAAGGATCACTCTCAACGATGCGTTCGCACGTGTTGATGATGTGTTGCTGCAGGCCGTTCGCGGTATTACCGACCTCATTATGGAGCCAGGCCTTATAAACCTTGATTTCGCAGATGTTACAACCGTGATGCGGAGCAAAGGCGTTGCATTGATGGGGGTCGGCGCCGGTGAGGGCGAGGCCGCTGCATCGACAGCGATGCGTGCTGCTTTGGATTACAGGCTGCTTGAGGAGAAATCGATAAAGGGAGCGAAGGCCGCGCTGATAAATGTTACCGGCGGGCCGAATATGATCCTCAGCGAGATCGAGGATGCCCTCGGTATCATTGAAGCGGAAGCTGACGACGACGCCGAGATCATTTGGGGAACCGTTATCAAAGAAGATATGGACGATCAGGTCAAGATAACGGTCATTGCTACCGGATTTGATTCTGCCATCGGGGCCGTGAAGCCATCGCCGGAGCAGTTCGATGAACGCCCTGCTGCTGCGGCCGCACCGAAGACATATACGAAACTGCCGCCTGTTGATGACCTTGCAGGCGAGATACCTGATGAACCGGCATTCCGCAGAAGGCAGGTTGATTGA
- the ftsA gene encoding cell division protein FtsA: protein MSNDIQAVGLDIGTSKIRCIIGEASPDGRMNIIGAGEADSKGLRRGVVTSAESVADSIKKAVADAERVSGTEVETATVNLSGEHFRGENKSGVVAVAGVDKEITEDDIERAVDSASAMPLQPGWEIVDRLPQEFIIDGQDGIIEPIGMCGSRLEAKVHVVISPSAGRQNLVKAIARAGLDVEQTILEPLAAAESTLTDDDREYGCAVVNIGSEITGLTIFSRGAVQHMAVFPFGSTHITKDLAVGLRVSIPQANKIKHDYGCVASFLLTDDERLETIEIMPVGRNEKRGLSKELLCDIMQPRAIELLQYVAKEVRASDLQISGGVVLTGGGALVRGICEMAEQIFDAPTRHGFLEGEYFGGLIKEVETPEWATAGGLALYSMRSQIHGRRLGSRSAGQKVAQWIDAIRDKFR from the coding sequence ATGAGCAATGATATTCAGGCGGTCGGCCTAGACATTGGTACGAGTAAGATCCGGTGCATCATCGGCGAGGCCTCGCCCGACGGCAGGATGAACATCATCGGTGCCGGTGAGGCTGATTCAAAGGGGCTGAGGCGTGGTGTCGTTACCTCGGCTGAGTCCGTTGCCGACTCGATAAAAAAGGCAGTTGCTGATGCTGAGCGCGTCAGCGGTACGGAAGTTGAAACGGCGACCGTTAATCTTTCAGGCGAACATTTCAGGGGCGAGAATAAGAGCGGCGTGGTCGCCGTTGCGGGCGTCGATAAGGAAATTACCGAGGATGACATAGAGCGTGCGGTCGATTCAGCGAGTGCAATGCCGCTGCAGCCGGGCTGGGAGATAGTCGATCGGCTGCCGCAGGAATTCATCATTGACGGACAGGACGGCATCATCGAGCCGATCGGTATGTGCGGATCGCGTCTAGAGGCAAAGGTCCATGTTGTTATCAGCCCGAGCGCGGGGCGTCAGAACCTCGTCAAGGCCATCGCGCGTGCGGGCCTTGATGTCGAGCAGACGATACTCGAACCGCTCGCTGCCGCCGAAAGCACTCTGACCGACGATGATCGCGAATATGGTTGTGCGGTGGTGAACATCGGCTCTGAGATCACCGGTTTGACGATCTTCAGTCGAGGAGCGGTTCAGCATATGGCCGTTTTCCCGTTCGGCAGCACTCATATCACAAAAGATCTTGCCGTAGGCTTGCGCGTCTCGATCCCTCAGGCAAATAAGATCAAGCACGACTACGGTTGTGTAGCGTCATTCCTTCTCACAGATGATGAGCGGCTCGAAACGATAGAGATAATGCCCGTCGGCAGGAATGAGAAGCGAGGCCTCTCCAAAGAACTGCTGTGCGACATTATGCAGCCGCGGGCGATAGAGCTGCTCCAATACGTCGCAAAAGAGGTCAGGGCGTCAGATCTGCAGATATCCGGCGGCGTTGTGCTGACCGGCGGAGGTGCGCTTGTGCGTGGCATTTGCGAGATGGCAGAGCAGATATTCGACGCTCCGACGCGGCACGGATTTCTGGAAGGCGAGTATTTCGGCGGCCTTATAAAAGAGGTCGAGACGCCCGAATGGGCGACCGCGGGCGGACTTGCACTCTATTCGATGCGCTCGCAGATACACGGGCGGCGACTCGGCAGCCGCTCGGCCGGACAGAAAGTCGCGCAATGGATCGATGCAATACGCGATAAATTTCGTTGA
- the murG gene encoding undecaprenyldiphospho-muramoylpentapeptide beta-N-acetylglucosaminyltransferase, translated as MKVLIAAGGTGGHIYPGIAVAKELMERDASSEVLFVGTARGLESRIVPDNGFQLSLIHSAGLKNVGLAGKLKGAAVLPRSFMEARRLLKDFAPDVVVGAGGYVSGPVLLTASLMRIPTLVMDSNALPGYTNRRLARFVNKAALTFEEALPFFGSKGVVAGNPVRKEFFSIAEREPATPISLLVFGGSQGSRAINNAVVAALPELKEMGIHITHQTGDADLATVKAAYEAEQYSDADVRPYISNMMEVVEASDIIISRAGATTCAELAAAGRAAIMIPLPGAADDHQRKNAEALVKKGAARMILQAELSGVRLVEELKELTNDLNTLEEMGRAARSLARPDASAAIADLIEGLAEARNGRK; from the coding sequence ATGAAGGTATTGATCGCAGCCGGCGGAACCGGCGGACATATTTATCCCGGAATTGCTGTGGCAAAAGAGCTAATGGAGCGCGATGCGTCATCGGAAGTGCTCTTCGTCGGTACCGCACGCGGCCTCGAATCAAGGATCGTGCCCGACAACGGATTTCAGCTTTCACTGATCCACAGTGCGGGACTCAAGAACGTCGGCTTGGCCGGAAAGCTGAAGGGCGCCGCTGTTTTACCGAGGTCTTTTATGGAAGCTCGCCGGCTGCTTAAGGATTTTGCGCCCGACGTTGTTGTTGGTGCCGGCGGATACGTGTCGGGGCCGGTTCTGCTCACCGCGAGTCTTATGCGTATCCCGACGCTTGTGATGGACTCTAACGCATTGCCGGGTTATACGAATCGGCGATTGGCTCGATTTGTCAATAAGGCCGCCCTGACATTTGAAGAAGCTCTGCCGTTCTTTGGCTCAAAAGGGGTCGTTGCGGGTAATCCTGTTCGAAAGGAGTTCTTTTCGATCGCCGAACGCGAACCGGCGACACCGATATCGCTTCTGGTATTTGGCGGGTCCCAAGGTTCGCGGGCGATAAATAATGCAGTTGTCGCGGCTCTGCCTGAATTGAAGGAGATGGGTATTCACATAACCCACCAGACCGGTGATGCCGATCTGGCAACGGTCAAGGCCGCTTATGAGGCCGAGCAATATTCGGACGCTGATGTGCGGCCGTACATATCGAATATGATGGAGGTGGTCGAGGCGTCGGACATCATTATAAGCCGCGCGGGAGCCACGACGTGTGCGGAACTTGCCGCTGCAGGCAGAGCGGCGATAATGATCCCGCTTCCGGGTGCGGCCGACGACCATCAGCGCAAAAATGCAGAGGCCCTTGTAAAAAAAGGCGCGGCGAGGATGATCCTGCAAGCAGAGCTTTCGGGTGTACGATTGGTCGAGGAGCTCAAGGAACTTACGAATGATCTGAACACCTTGGAAGAAATGGGGCGTGCCGCCCGTTCGCTCGCACGGCCCGATGCCTCCGCCGCGATCGCAGATCTGATCGAGGGGCTGGCCGAGGCCCGAAACGGAAGGAAATAA
- the ftsW gene encoding putative lipid II flippase FtsW has translation MAEKAKRADWMMFVIACALALFGAMMVYSASAMMAMRESAEGSQYTYFFKQLIFVLIGIAAMYVLSRIDYHIFNNRWIAVLAIAVTAIALASVFFFPPINGARRWIRFGGLSFQPSELAKIALPLFFAWFLTKNEGSVGELKKTLLWCIAALGPIVGLLMLQKDLGTTIVLCIAFGAVYYSAGAKYRHIGVAAGAFLVLVVGAIVVTPYRMARVMAFLDPYKYADDEAYQVVQSLYAIGSGGITGEGFAMGQQKLFYLPYPFSDFIFSVVGEELGLIGTLAVVVAFAVLLWRGSRAALGAPDRFGMLLGIGLITGIIAQALFNISVVISIVPAKGIPLPFISYGGSSVVLTLAAIGILLSISRYVKEPAKAVTAKRPTRSRVKGAAAAQR, from the coding sequence ATGGCTGAAAAGGCAAAACGTGCAGATTGGATGATGTTCGTCATCGCGTGTGCTCTGGCATTGTTCGGGGCGATGATGGTTTACAGCGCATCAGCGATGATGGCGATGCGCGAGTCTGCGGAAGGCAGCCAGTACACGTACTTTTTCAAACAGTTGATCTTTGTCCTAATCGGTATTGCGGCGATGTATGTTCTGAGCCGCATCGATTATCACATTTTCAATAACCGTTGGATCGCGGTGCTCGCGATCGCGGTGACAGCAATTGCACTGGCCTCAGTCTTCTTTTTCCCGCCTATTAACGGCGCGAGACGCTGGATACGCTTCGGCGGCCTGTCCTTTCAGCCTTCTGAGCTTGCAAAGATAGCTCTTCCTTTATTCTTCGCATGGTTCTTGACGAAGAATGAGGGCAGCGTCGGCGAGTTAAAAAAGACCTTACTTTGGTGTATCGCAGCACTTGGCCCGATCGTCGGATTGCTGATGCTTCAAAAGGATCTTGGCACGACGATCGTTCTGTGTATTGCCTTCGGTGCTGTTTATTACTCGGCGGGTGCGAAGTACCGCCATATCGGCGTAGCGGCCGGAGCCTTTCTTGTATTGGTGGTCGGCGCTATCGTGGTAACGCCTTATCGCATGGCTCGCGTGATGGCTTTTCTCGATCCGTATAAATATGCGGATGATGAGGCTTATCAGGTCGTGCAGTCGCTCTACGCGATCGGCTCAGGAGGCATAACCGGCGAGGGCTTTGCAATGGGACAGCAGAAGCTGTTCTATCTTCCGTATCCTTTCTCGGACTTTATATTTTCGGTCGTCGGCGAAGAACTCGGCCTGATCGGAACGCTCGCTGTTGTCGTTGCGTTCGCCGTGCTTCTGTGGCGCGGCAGCCGAGCGGCTTTAGGAGCACCGGATCGCTTCGGCATGCTGCTTGGTATCGGGCTTATTACGGGTATCATCGCGCAGGCACTATTTAACATCAGCGTAGTGATCTCGATCGTTCCTGCGAAGGGGATTCCGTTGCCGTTCATCTCGTATGGCGGTTCATCTGTCGTCCTGACGCTTGCGGCGATCGGTATCCTGTTGAGTATTTCCCGCTATGTGAAGGAGCCGGCAAAGGCGGTGACGGCGAAACGGCCAACCAGAAGCAGAGTTAAAGGAGCCGCGGCAGCGCAAAGATGA